From the Lathyrus oleraceus cultivar Zhongwan6 chromosome 4, CAAS_Psat_ZW6_1.0, whole genome shotgun sequence genome, one window contains:
- the LOC127075218 gene encoding uncharacterized protein LOC127075218: MATAVSNVAGRHSLSQILTDFVKFAVDSAIDGYIKIIPDRKHADKTVRKELINIPMLTPLKTKKHLDKKVANELLFETKVEGVKEEMNNIKQQYKTSNKLVEDSQPPNKMGDNGFKGINLIQENGKRVFIRSRL; encoded by the exons ATGGCCACCGCCGTGTCCAACGTTGCTGGCCGCCACTCGTTAAGCCAAATCCTTACCGATTTCGTCAAGTTCGCCGTAGACTCCGCCATCGACGGCTATATCAAAATCATCCCTG ACAGAAAACATGCAGATAAGACAGTGCGGAAAGAACTGATAAATATACCGATGTTGACACCATTAAAGACCAAGAAACACCTTGATAAAAAGGTTGCAAATGAACTCCTTTTTGAAACAAAAGTGGAGGGAGTGAAGGAAGAGATGAATAATATTAAGCAGCAGTACAAAACATCAAACAAGCTTGTTGAAGATTCTCAGCCTCCAAATAAAATGGGTGATAATGGCTTTAAGGGAATTAATCTAATACAGGAAAATGGGAAAAGAGTATTCATCCGGTCTCGTCTATAG